In Maridesulfovibrio bastinii DSM 16055, a genomic segment contains:
- a CDS encoding DNA-binding protein — protein MCKYYSTAEIAESTGFIIRTVTRRAKREGWPSRPRQAKGGGSEYAFDGLPEAVQTAILKAEAEKAPAIQIEDNKGPRLENLSDKKRATAL, from the coding sequence ATGTGTAAGTATTACTCCACCGCAGAAATAGCAGAAAGTACAGGCTTTATCATAAGGACTGTTACTCGTCGTGCTAAACGTGAAGGTTGGCCGTCTCGCCCTCGTCAGGCCAAAGGCGGCGGTAGTGAGTATGCTTTTGACGGCCTGCCGGAAGCGGTGCAGACCGCGATTTTAAAAGCTGAGGCTGAAAAAGCTCCAGCCATTCAAATTGAAGACAATAAGGGACCACGCCTAGAGAATTTATCAGATAAAAAACGCGCCACAGCTCT